In the genome of Actinobacillus genomosp. 1, the window CGCCGGAAGGTTTATTTAAAACCGATATGATCATTGCCAATTCCGAAGCGCAAATGTCATCAAAAGCAAGCAAATATGTCGTTTTGCTGGATAGTACCAAACTCGGTAAAGAAATCGGTATGTTATTTAGAGATATCAATAACGTCGATCTGTTAATTACCGGTAAAGAGGCCGATCCTAACATTGTTCAATCGATTAGAGATAAAGGTGTAGAAATCATTCTTGCCTAGCTTAACGATATATCGGAATATATAAACAAGCGGTTAAAAAGTTTTGTTTTTTTACTAAAAATATTATTCAAACCGGGGGATGAATATGAGAAAACATAAGTTGGGAATTTACGAAAAAGCATTACCTAAAAATATTTCTTGGCAAGACAGACTTTCGATTGCTAAAGCGTGCGGTTTTGATTTTGTCGAAATGTCCGTAGATGAAACGGATGAACGTTTAGCTCGCTTAGATTGGACTAAAGAACAACGAATCGAATTAGTCAAAGCGATCATCAATACCGGCGTGACTATTCCGTCAATATGTTTATCCGGTCATCGCCGTTTCCCGTTCGGTTCTCGTGATGAGGCCACTCGTCAAAAAGCCTATGAAATCATGGAAAAGGCAATCCAACTTGCGGTGGATTTAGGTATTCGTACCATTCAATTAGCCGGTTACGACGTGTATTACGAAGAACAAGACGAAGGCACGATTGAACGTTTCCAACAAGGCTTAGAATGGGCGACGGAATTGGCGGCAAGTAATCAAGTGACCCTTGCGGTAGAGATTATGGATACCAAGTTTATGAGTTCGATTAAACGTTGGAAAAAATGGGACGAAATTATCAAGTCTCCATGGTTTACCGTTTATCCGGATATCGGCAACGTTTCGGCTTGGAATGATGATATTGAAGCGGAATTTGCCTTAGGTATTGATAAAATCTCAGCAATTCATTTAAAAGATACCTATAAAGTTACCGAAACTTGCAAAGGACAATTCCGTGACGTACCGTTCGGTGACGGTTGTGTGGACTTCAAAGGTTTCTTCGAGATCTTGGCAAAATTAAATTATCGTGGTGCATTCTTAATTGAAATGTGGACGGAAAAAGCGGAAGAACCAATTGCGGAAATTATTAATGCCCGCCGTTGGATTGAACAAAAAATGAAAGAGGGTGGTTTCCAATGCTAACAGAATTATCTCCAAAATTACTTGCGATGCGTGATCGCGTATTTAAAGCGAATCTTGAATTACCAAAATATAAATTAGTCACCTTTACTTGGGGTAACGTGAGTGAAATCGACCGTGAAACCGGTTATGTGGCGATTAAACCTTCCGGTGTAGAATATGAAACAATGAAACCGGAAGATATCGTATTTGTCGATTTACAAGGCAACCGAGTATTCGGTGATAAAAAACCGTCTTCCGATACGGCAACCCATTTAGAATTTTACCGTCAATTCCCGAATATCGGTGGCGTAGTGCATACCCATTCACGTCACGCAACCGCATGGGCGCAAGCCGGTGAAGATATTCTTGCTTTAGGCACAACACAAGGGGACTACTTCTACGGTTCGGTACCTTGCACACGCCGAATGACACCGGAAGAAATTGCCGGCGAATACGAATTAGAAACCGGTAAAGTAGTGGTGGAAACCTTCCGTAAACGCGGTATTGATCCGGATATGGTGCCGGGCGTATTAGTTCACTCGCACGGGCCTTTCACTTGGGGTAAAGATGCGCACGATGCGGTGCATAATTCCGTAGTGTTGGAAGAAGTGGCGTATATGAATTTCGTTAGTCACCAAATTCGCCCTAATATCGGCTCAATGCAACAAGAATTACTTGATAAACATTACCTACGCAAACACGGTGCTAATGCCTATTACGGTCAATAAACTTTTCTGAGATTGTGTGTGTTGAAGCGGTCAAATTGCAGAATTTTTTGCAAACTCGACCGCTTTTTTATGTATTGAAAATCGTTTTTTACGCAACGAATATTGCTTTAGAACATAAAAAAGCCTCCGATAAGGAGGCTAAAAATATGGTTTGAACTAAAAATTATAGAATATCTAATAATTCCACTTCAAAAATTAAGGTAGCAAACGGAGGAATTGATGCGCCTGCACCACGTTCACCGTAAGCTAACTCTTGCGGAATGGTTAAACGCCATTTTGAACCGACCGTCATCAACTGTAACGCTTCAGTCCAGCCTTTAATCACGCCGCCGACCGGGAATTCCGCCGGCGTACCGCGTTTTACCGAGCTATCGAATACCGTACCGTCAATTAAAGAACCGGTATAGTGTACACGAACGGAACTTGCCGCTGTCGGTTTTGCGCCCGTACCTTCGGTTAAGACTTCATATTGTAAACCCGATTCGGTAACCACCACGCCTTTTGCTTTCTTGTTTTCTTCTAAGAACGCTTTGTTGTCCGCTTCAATCGCTTTAAATGCTTCCGCTTGTGCTGCTTCCGCACGTGCGCCTAACTCTTGTAACGCTTGAGTGACTTCGTTAAGGTCAATTGCCGGTGGGTTTTGATTTAATACATCATTGATACCGCGTGCAACCGCTTCCGCATCCACTTCCATACCGCTACTTAATAACTGCTGACCGATTTGTAAACCGATACCGTAACCGCCCTTTGCTTCCGTTGTTTCTAAAGCTACCGCATTGAAATCTAATGCCATTTTTGTTTCCTTTTATGATGGTGTAAAGACGTTTCCATTTATGGGGATGAATTTTAAGAATACAACCCTAAACGGCTCAGAAAATAGCGTTAAGATAGAAAACGTGAATGTCTCGTCTTTTGTGTATAAAAAACAACCAAACGGAAGAGCGGATGAGTTTGTGTTACTTACTCTAATTGACTAAGTTTTTACATTAAAACAATAAGATAGCGGTATTTGAGTGGATTGTAAGTATAATTAAGTGATTGATTGACAATTGAGCTGTTTGAAAAGTTAAAATATAATCCGCAATCTCTTTTTTTGATAGATTTGAGGTTCTGAATTAGATGCTTGGGGTTATCAATAAAATTGTATCTTCTTCTCTTTCTATGGCTTTTTTAGGTGTACTTAGTTGGTCTGCCGCCTATTCTTACGGCTGGGGACAGGCTTGCTTCTACGGGTTTCCTTTATGGTATGTAGATGTCGGAGCCGGAAATGTCGCTCGTAGCCTCGGTTACGTGTTTTACGTCACAGCCGTACTTTGTACCACTTACTTAATCGGCTTATTGTTATTAACCAAAGCCAAACCGTTTCTAAGCGAGTCCTGTATCAAACTTGTTCGCGCCACTATCTTATGTGCGCTTGCCACTTTACCTATTTTGATTATCAGCACGTTACTTAACGGTAAAATTTATCAACAAGCGGTTATTTCTTATTTCTGTGCGGTACTCTTATTTATTATCGCATTACGTAACGTGATTAATCGCCATATCAGCAATATCAATATTTATTCGGCAATTCAATTTTTCCAAAGTCATAAAAGTAACGTACTGATCTTTACTTATGCGTATTTCGTGATCTTTGCCTTTATGGTCGGTTATTTACGTCCGCATTTCAAAACACGCTTCGATATGATCGAAATTAATGCCCAAATGTATTATGTTCTCGCCAAATACAACAAAACCTTTATCTTGTCGAAAGAACTAAAAATAGATAATGATGAATTTTATCTGTATGAACTAAATCCGAATCAGCTTGGTCATATCCAAATCGTCGATGCGCATCATCCGTTTGGGTTACAGTGATCTTGCGCTACGGATATAATCTGACCGGCAAATAAGCCGAAAGAGAAGAAGAAAACAATACTTATATCATTATAGAAAAAGCCCTTACTTATAAAACTAAGTAGGGGCTTTTATATGAGGCAATAATTTGCAAAAAATTCGCTAATTTTGACCGCTTTTGTTAGTTATTAGCGATTTAACCACGCCATATATTCTTTCGTACCTTCGGCTACGGTTTTAAATGTACCGGTGTAGCCTGCCGCACGGAGTTTGGTTAGATCCGCTTGGGTGAAGGTTTGGTAGCGAGATTTTAAATGATCCGGGAATGGGATTTTTTCGATTTCGCCTTTGCCATGGAAGTCTATCACCGCTTGTGCGACCGCTTGGAACGATTCCGCTTTGCCGGTACCGAGGTTGTAAATACCGGAAATACTGTTTTGCCACGCCCAAATATTTACTTTCGCCACATCTTCCACATACACGAAATCACGTAAGAAGGTTTCTGAACCTTCGAATAATTTCGGGTTTTCGCCTTTCAGCATTTGATTGTTTAAGTGGAACGCCACGCTTGCCATTGATCCTTTGTGTTGTTCACGCGGGCCGTACACGTTGAAATATTTAAAACCGCATACCGGCGAATCCGCTTCCGGTAAAATTTGGCGTACATATTCGTCAAATAGGAATTTTGAGTAACCGTAAGCATTGAGCGGTTGTTCAAATTTACGCTCTTCAATAAAGTTATCCGAACGGCCACCGTAAGTTGCCGCACTTGATGCGTAGAAGAACGGAATTCGGCGATCTAAACAGAAATGTAATAACTCTTTTGAATATTCGTAGTTATTGTGCATTAAGTATTTGCCGTCCCATTCGGTAGTTGCCGAGCAAGCACCTTCGTGGAATACCGCATCAATCTCGCCGAAATCATCGCCGGCAATGATCGAAGCGATAAAATCTTCTTTATCACAATAATCCGCAATATCTAAATCTACTAAA includes:
- a CDS encoding L-ribulose-5-phosphate 3-epimerase yields the protein MRKHKLGIYEKALPKNISWQDRLSIAKACGFDFVEMSVDETDERLARLDWTKEQRIELVKAIINTGVTIPSICLSGHRRFPFGSRDEATRQKAYEIMEKAIQLAVDLGIRTIQLAGYDVYYEEQDEGTIERFQQGLEWATELAASNQVTLAVEIMDTKFMSSIKRWKKWDEIIKSPWFTVYPDIGNVSAWNDDIEAEFALGIDKISAIHLKDTYKVTETCKGQFRDVPFGDGCVDFKGFFEILAKLNYRGAFLIEMWTEKAEEPIAEIINARRWIEQKMKEGGFQC
- a CDS encoding L-ribulose-5-phosphate 4-epimerase, which encodes MLTELSPKLLAMRDRVFKANLELPKYKLVTFTWGNVSEIDRETGYVAIKPSGVEYETMKPEDIVFVDLQGNRVFGDKKPSSDTATHLEFYRQFPNIGGVVHTHSRHATAWAQAGEDILALGTTQGDYFYGSVPCTRRMTPEEIAGEYELETGKVVVETFRKRGIDPDMVPGVLVHSHGPFTWGKDAHDAVHNSVVLEEVAYMNFVSHQIRPNIGSMQQELLDKHYLRKHGANAYYGQ
- a CDS encoding FKBP-type peptidyl-prolyl cis-trans isomerase, producing the protein MALDFNAVALETTEAKGGYGIGLQIGQQLLSSGMEVDAEAVARGINDVLNQNPPAIDLNEVTQALQELGARAEAAQAEAFKAIEADNKAFLEENKKAKGVVVTESGLQYEVLTEGTGAKPTAASSVRVHYTGSLIDGTVFDSSVKRGTPAEFPVGGVIKGWTEALQLMTVGSKWRLTIPQELAYGERGAGASIPPFATLIFEVELLDIL
- the rfaD gene encoding ADP-glyceromanno-heptose 6-epimerase, which gives rise to MIIVTGGFGMIGSNIVKALNEIGRKDILVVDNLKNGEKFVNLVDLDIADYCDKEDFIASIIAGDDFGEIDAVFHEGACSATTEWDGKYLMHNNYEYSKELLHFCLDRRIPFFYASSAATYGGRSDNFIEERKFEQPLNAYGYSKFLFDEYVRQILPEADSPVCGFKYFNVYGPREQHKGSMASVAFHLNNQMLKGENPKLFEGSETFLRDFVYVEDVAKVNIWAWQNSISGIYNLGTGKAESFQAVAQAVIDFHGKGEIEKIPFPDHLKSRYQTFTQADLTKLRAAGYTGTFKTVAEGTKEYMAWLNR